DNA from Musa acuminata AAA Group cultivar baxijiao chromosome BXJ1-5, Cavendish_Baxijiao_AAA, whole genome shotgun sequence:
TGCTCCAAAGAGTATCTCCTGGCTGAACTTTGGCACTCATTTCTTTAGAAGGTTTTGCAACGGTCCTCGACTTCATAAATGGATGCTTATTGCTCTTACCGATTCCAGTAGCAAGCAACCACCTAGAACCAGATTGCTGCTGCTTGGGATTACCCGGGACATTTATCTTGCTAGATTCAGTCTTTAGACCCGCAACATGTACCTCAGTGATTTTAAACTGACGGATGACCTCTTCTTCATGATTCTCCGCCTTAGCTGATGGTTTGCTTTCAGTCTCAACctcatcttcttgttcactatTTCCTTTTGCTGAAACAGTGCTGTATATTTTTGGTTTTGGTGGAACAAAAACCCGCTCAACTTGAAttaaagcaagcaagcaagctttGGTGTGGCAATTGGCTCATAGTTTGTAAGGGATTCTGGAGTTGTACCATCAGAGTAACTGTGAAGTTGTTCCCCAACAATCCCCACTTCCTACCGGATCTTTTTCCACCTCTCGTGTCTCTTTTCCCCTCAACAAATCAACTCCATCGAATCAGCATGATGGGCTGCCAGAATCTTTGATGTTTGATCATTGATGTGATCATCCTCATCAATTATGCCTGAATCAAGCTTCATCCACTCATCTAGTGTTATAGACCAACCCATCAAGCCATCAATGTCATCCCCACTGTCTTTAATGGCCAGAAGTTGTAATCCCTGTGCCCACCAAACCCGGAGACCAGCTATCTTTAGCTACATTTCCTTCCAATGATGAAATTTTCCCCATAGACTGGGGGATGATGTTTATAGGTCCTTCTTCATCAGAAATGCATGTCTGTATGCTCAACCCCTCCGATTGATAGGGCTTCAATATTATCCATTGCCATTGCAGTCATATCCTCCAGTGAAACATATTCAGAGCTCATTTCTCCACTGCTGGAGCAAGCTAGAGTCATTCCTTTACTTTTCTCCCTCCTCCCATCGACATTCTGAGAAGCACCCATCCCCCTGGGGCATAATTATTTTCTATCAAGTCATGCCTATATAAGAATTGGAGAAGAATTTAGTATGGCATCAGAAGACTCTTAACACAAATAAACCTACAACAAAAACTAAATTTGAAGATAACCACATAACAAAATTCCCAGACCTTTCACAAGAATCCAGAGCTGTTGCAGAATCCCAGGCTATCCGTTGCGAAGTTTTCCCAGTGAGATCTTCCAGAGGCATCAACTTGCTTGCTTGCCTCGTTAGTTTTTCAATGCCCACAGAAGCTAATTGCTGCAATATCTCCATAATACCAGAATCCATTTCTGCAGGAACCACACTGAGGCCAGAAACCTGCATGATCAAAGTCCCATTGTTCTTTGCATCTCTGAAAAGTGATGGGTTCATGGATCGCAAGAAGCCTCCATCTTTTGTCTGAACAATTGGACCCAAGCCCTCAACAAGGGCTGGCAACTCAAGTGGCTCCTCCAGTGAACAATTGGACCCGACCCAGGTTAATGGGACTACCAAATCCACCCCTTCTGTCAGTTGGAGAGCAATGAAAGGCCGTCTCATTCAAGCCCCACTCATCAATCAAAGCATCTGTTTCTGCATCTTCCAGCATTTTAGCCCTGGATTTGATGTTCAGTGTTGATTCTATCTTTTGAAGCTTTGTTTCAGCTTCTTGAACTATTAACGAAAGATCAAGACCATCTGAACGGTCATCCCAACAGGACTGCATCTCCTCCATTCCATTGTCAAGAGACTCAAGAGTCAAGACCAAAGAGATCATCACATGAAGCCAATGATTCCTTCTCGAACTGCTTCCATAATTGTTCCCTCAGTAAAACTGGGTCACTGTCGGAACTCAATCCAAAAAGGCTGTCCTCTTTGCCAAGCATGCTTAAGAACTCGCTGGCCACAGATTCTGTAACATCAACTAAACTACGGGACATGCTCTTCAAGCTTGCCATCTTGTGATTAGACTTGATGGCCTCATGACTTAGTTGCTTGCTCAGTTTGCCTGGGATATCTGGAGACTCAAATTCCTCTGATTCAAGAGTCGAGAGGCTAAGGAATATAGAATCTGGGTCTTCCATCTTGTGGATTAGAAATGTAATGCTGAGTTTCTTGTGCAACTGGTTCACCTGTCAAGAATGCAACCTCTTGCAGATTATGGCTCTCATGCTGAGCTTTATCTGCAGCTGATTCATCAGGCTTCATATATGATCCTTCTTCTTTCATTGCCTCACCTCCCTCGTCACCATCCGCATACTCCATCTTCTCAAGCTCAGTTCTCGTTTTGCACATCTGATCCTCTAATGCAATCTCTACCACGTTTCCAATCACCATGAATCCAGGCTCATCGCATTCTCGTTCATCACTTCTTTTGACTAGCTCCGGCGAGATACAAGGATTCAGCATATGTGACTCCTCAGTTCCTTCCCAGACCTGCGACTCTTCTTCGGGTCCTTCCGGGGGCACTGATAATGCACGAGGTTGCAACTCAGTCGATTGCTCCTGTTCCAATCATAAACTCAAACTCTGGTTTTGCATCGACATCCAAAGTACAAAGTTCCTTTGACGCATCAGACTTATCCGGTTCCATTTCCTTCACAAAATTAACCAAAACTAAGACCTCACGATGCACCTTAACATCCTTCAACAACCGGCACCGGTCCTGATGTTGAAGCTGGCTTTCCGCATGAGACATTGAGCCCGCCAATAATAATAAGTCAAGACCTGCTTCGGAGACCTTCCTCTCTCGGGCGCCGGAATCCACATAATTGTTCCCAACCAGTGAGAAACCGAAGCCGACATTACGCGAAGCGTCCCTTGCCCTCCCCGACAGCCGGTAGGTCGTGCTCCACTTGCCGAACGCCTTCTCCTCGTTGTCGCGCCCCTCGAGGGTGGCCGGAAGCACGCGTGTGAGGTCCGCTAGGTGGCGCCCAAGGTCCACCCCAGGGACGCCGCCCGCAAGGGCCGGGTGGATCAGGAAGTGCCGTGCATTGTACTTGGCCGTGCCGCCCGGTCCGGTAGGTGCCCCGTGGACAGAGCAGCGGTAGGTGAGGGTCTCCCCGAACTGGGCGGCGCCGTGGAGGACGTGGATGGGacgggtggcgacggcggcggagGTGGGATCGGTGGTCCGACGCCAGTGCACGGAGATTGTGGCGCCGGTGAGGGCCGAAGGGAGACCCTCGATGGAGTGAACGTGGAGGGAGAAGCAGCAGTCGGTGCGGAGGTGACCGCCGATGTGCGAGAGGGCCTCTTAGATTGGGTTCCATCGCCAAAGGGACGATGACCGGGCCTTCTTCTTATCCTTCTGCTTGTCGTAGGAAGGGGGCCTTCCGGTGGGACCAGACGGCGGAGATGGAGCGGCGATCGTCGGAGGAGGGGACGCGGCGAGGGGGGCGCTTGCGGTTGGGGCAGAGGGCTTCGGTCCCGTGGAGGAAGCGAGCGTTGGCGAGGTGATCGCTTTCGAAGCGAGCAGCGGCCCGGGGTTTGCCCTTGCCTATCATCGGGCCCCTGTTTGGAGCTACAAGAAGGGTTGGAGATGGAAGATGGCTGATGGATTCCACCCACCAAATCCAGTTTTAGGGGAGTTGGGTTTCCTCCGGTTCTTCCTTTTCTCGTTTGAGACTTCAGAGAGACGGCGTGAAAGGGACCAAATTAAGGCCAAGGCGTTAGGCGTTTGATTCTTATTGGTTATTTTGTTTGCTTAACAAGTTGTTGAACATGGGTAACTCTACCCACAGCCTTCGTGAGGTGAGGCAGCGACGGCCCCGCACGGTGCCACGTGACCCCTCCATTATCCCCAATCATAAGGAAGGTGAGCCATCGGGTGCGAACACAACCAGTGGAAAAAGTAATGCCGTCGGTGTGTCGAACTATCGACAGCCGCTGGATACGAATTCCTGCTCTAAGATTCGTGCGCCGTCCATTGGGATATGTTGTGCGGAATATGATGCTTCATGTTGCACTACCTGAGGAAGAGTAGCTTTCTCTAAGATTTCTCTCTACAAAATGTCAATACATGCTGTATAATTGCTTCGTATATAAAACACAAATAGAAATCTTCGGCTAAAGATCGGTTTCACTGTGTCTGGTTTGCATTCGAAGAGTTCAATATCGTCAAGGAGCTTGCTGTGCAACCATTTGAGATGGCGGCAGCTGCATGCGTTGGAGGTGAGGCTAATTGTTCTTGGCGTTGCGGATCGTAGATCGAACCTTCTCTGGCACCTTGAGCTCCACGAGCTCCGCCGATGTACGATGTTACGGCAGCTGCTAATGCAGATTGGAAGCTCGGGTGGGATGTAATCGCCCCAGCAATCATGTCTGTCAGTGAACGTTGGCTCGGAATGGATGGAGCTGAGCTACTCATCTTGGGTAGATAGGAGAGGTTAAAGGTGTCTTGAGGTTGCCTTCCGAGGAATAGCGACGCTGTGTTGCTCTTGCCGTAAGGCTGAACTCCATAGCTTTGGTGTATATTGCTCCAGGATGTTGGTAGCTTGCTGGACTCGGAGGTGGAGAAGCTGAGGCCTGATGAGTACCGTGAGATCGAGGGGAAGTTTGATGGGAACCTGAGTTGGGGTGTTGATGATGATGCAGTGAGATCCAATGTGATCGTAGGGTGGGAAGTCGAGGAGTAGAAAGATGGACTGGGAGAGCAGAACTGCCACGGCATCGAATTATTTGACGTGCCAATGCTTCCTCCATGGATGTCGGAAGTAATGGAGGTGGAGGAGGTGGAACCGGACATGAGCATGCCTGCAGCCGCCGACGTGGTTGAAGCCATGGCTGTGGCAGAGATGGGCAATGGGTGGTTGTGTGTTCCTTCGTAGGTGCTGATCAGTATGGACAAGTCCTCAACACATCTTTGCAcctgagaaagaaaggaaaagctTTATCGAGGAAACGAAAGCTTTATATTCATATGAATCAACATGTTTCCTCGCCGGTAATGGAGGGGGGGAGTTACCTGCTTCCTCACAGGGCAACCTGGTGCGACAGTGCACCGATAGTATGCTCGTGGACATGGATTTCCTTTGGCTACCTTCTGCCCGTATTTCCTCCAATGGCATCCATCACTCATCTGCAAATGAATGTAAATCCATTTGATTAACCAATCGTGGATTAACTCAGCTTTGTGTTGAAACACAAGCATGCAAATGCTTACTGTCGGGGCATCACATCTTGCTCTTACTGAAACCCTAGCTCTCTTGAGAGTGTGTTGGGGTGACACTTCCTCGTCTTCATTTCGGGGCATCTGTGTTCTTCTGCTGGGCGGCCATGGCTCCCCGGATCCTTCGTTCTTTGGCTCCTCAGAGCTGTCATGATCTGCATCGAGATCTGGTAGAGGTTTGCCTGATTGTCTGCTAATAGGAGCTTCCATTTTGCGCTCTAACCCGAGAGAGAGACCTTCCTCGAGTTTATCATGCCTGCAGCAGTCACTGCATGTGTTCTttgccttctcttctcttccGAGCCTGCTTTCCCTCGTTCCAAGACTCAGAGAAACAAGTTCAGATTCTTCAGCGTCAGAATCGAGAGGCTCCTTCACTTCTTCCTTCTTGCCGATTCCGAAGTAGTGCATTTGAGTGGGGTGGGAGTTTGTCACGCTTCGGGCAAGGAATTCTTTCAGTCCCTCGCTTTCTGCTCCAACCCCACCTATCTTCACCATAGTGGATTCCATATGGTCCTCCTGTAATCATGATATTGTTTGCAGATAAGCTGATGAGTAATTCTGATACATATGTATAGAGAAATTTATTTGGATCAATGAATTAAAACTCTTCTTCTTGTTGGTTTCACGCAAAATATTTTCACAAGATTTTGATCTTGATAAATCTAATTTTGGTGGACTACAACTTCATGTCTTGTTTGCCTTCAAAGACCAAAAACTTGATAGCCAGTTTTACCTGACTGCTACTATTTGGATCCTCCTTACTGGGAGAAGATGGCTTTGATGACTCCCTACTGCAGATCTGAGCTTCCACACCCAACTGCAAGAACATAATCTTACATGCATAAACGAAAAGATAGAATAATTCGAAGAAAGATCAATCGATTGATCTGAAATTGCAAATTATGAAGAACATCAATCGATTCTTATTCGAAAGATCacgaggaagaaagaaaagaaagcctaCAGCGCACATAGTAGCACAAGAAACCAACAACAGAGAAAGAAGAGGCCCTGACCTACATCTTCGGTTTCTTGGTCCCTTCTGCCACCAACACCTTCAACCTTCATCTTCTCAACCACCGCAGCCCTGCTCAACATGACTCCTCTCGGAAGAGACGAAAGCTCCACCTTCTTCCTCCTCGTTCGCAGAAGCTCTCCCCTTTTGCCGTTTTGTCATTGCGGAATCCTCCTCCTCATATAGAGAGGCAAAGCCTGCTATTTTTGACTTGGACATGGAGTTGTAAGCCGTTGTCCTTATCTCTTCTAGCTATAGCTAGGCCACATTGTCAACAGCCCAAGTACAGTGCAGGAAGCGGAAAAATACAAAGGATTTCAACGTGCCTGTCATCACGCGCGGTGCTTACTGCTTACAGCCGCAGTCGCTGGTCCCCTTCGTTGAACTTTCTCCATGACGTCCCAATACTAATTCTCACATGGCATTGGCAAGCCTGCGTTCAAACACATCCCTGTCTTGGAATTCCGGCAGATGGGTGCAGTCTTGTTTTCTTTCTCTGCTACCTGCGTGTTTCctgaatcctcaaaggtttgtttTATGGTTCAAAGTATCATTTGCTGTGATCCAAGTTCAATGCACCCGAGCTTCATGAATGCTTTCACGGAGGCCACTTGATCTTGGCTTCACTGCTATAAATTACAAGTTGCTACGTACGATGGAGTGTCTTTATGTTTCTGCAACTAATGTCTTCATGAACATGAACTCAAGGATATTCCTACTCTTCATTTCTTACCTTCTTATTATCTCAGGCACATGAATTTACATCTTGTTTCCCATTTTTTGTTTTTGGTCAGTACAGGTCAGTGTTCTTAAACTTGAAGGGAAGGAAAACATAAGATTATTATGGTCAACAGAGAGAAATATACAGATCATATGGCCGTAGCTATTAATCCTCTATGTATCAGTTTGTCAAAATAATTGTATGACTTCTCCAATAGAGAGTATCCTACCCCAAGCGTTGAAACTTGGCAATGGTTGGCCGACTTGGTTGGAGATTCCATTCCACACTCCAGTTGAATTTTTCTACTTTGACAATGCAATCCCATCACACATATTTGCATACCAAATTCTGAAGGTTTTCAACGCTTACCAATGTCAGCCTTCTTTTTCTGAATTCTGTACTCTTAGCTGGTGTGTCATTTTAAGATGTTCCTCGTTCCTCTGCACCGAATGCATCCATCTTTGTTCTTTCTCGCAAGCTATCGAGTTAGAAGTCAACGGTGTGTTCTCTGCATGCGTCCAAATATTCATGAATATTATAAATGGTTTCTTCTCGATATAAGTCACCCGTTGGCTTGGCTTTATCTAATGCTTGAACGAGTTGATAGATTCGTCAGATAGCTTTCTTCTACACTGCACGAATCATCCACGAAACTCCTTTAC
Protein-coding regions in this window:
- the LOC135673418 gene encoding WRKY transcription factor 72A-like isoform X1; this encodes MLSRAAVVEKMKVEGVGGRRDQETEDLGVEAQICSRESSKPSSPSKEDPNSSSQEDHMESTMVKIGGVGAESEGLKEFLARSVTNSHPTQMHYFGIGKKEEVKEPLDSDAEESELVSLSLGTRESRLGREEKAKNTCSDCCRHDKLEEGLSLGLERKMEAPISRQSGKPLPDLDADHDSSEEPKNEGSGEPWPPSRRTQMPRNEDEEVSPQHTLKRARVSVRARCDAPTMSDGCHWRKYGQKVAKGNPCPRAYYRCTVAPGCPVRKQVQRCVEDLSILISTYEGTHNHPLPISATAMASTTSAAAGMLMSGSTSSTSITSDIHGGSIGTSNNSMPWQFCSPSPSFYSSTSHPTITLDLTASSSTPQLRFPSNFPSISRYSSGLSFSTSESSKLPTSWSNIHQSYGVQPYGKSNTASLFLGRQPQDTFNLSYLPKMSSSAPSIPSQRSLTDMIAGAITSHPSFQSALAAAVTSYIGGARGAQGAREGSIYDPQRQEQLASPPTHAAAAISNGCTASSLTILNSSNANQTQ
- the LOC135673418 gene encoding WRKY transcription factor 72A-like isoform X2, whose product is MESTMVKIGGVGAESEGLKEFLARSVTNSHPTQMHYFGIGKKEEVKEPLDSDAEESELVSLSLGTRESRLGREEKAKNTCSDCCRHDKLEEGLSLGLERKMEAPISRQSGKPLPDLDADHDSSEEPKNEGSGEPWPPSRRTQMPRNEDEEVSPQHTLKRARVSVRARCDAPTMSDGCHWRKYGQKVAKGNPCPRAYYRCTVAPGCPVRKQVQRCVEDLSILISTYEGTHNHPLPISATAMASTTSAAAGMLMSGSTSSTSITSDIHGGSIGTSNNSMPWQFCSPSPSFYSSTSHPTITLDLTASSSTPQLRFPSNFPSISRYSSGLSFSTSESSKLPTSWSNIHQSYGVQPYGKSNTASLFLGRQPQDTFNLSYLPKMSSSAPSIPSQRSLTDMIAGAITSHPSFQSALAAAVTSYIGGARGAQGAREGSIYDPQRQEQLASPPTHAAAAISNGCTASSLTILNSSNANQTQ